ttACTTACATAGACCAGCTCGCACATCTCTCACTGTCACTGACTGTGTTGCCTAGCCTCACTGCAGCTAACACTGACCCATAAGAATCAAAAGATGCTCTAAAAGTCCTCATACAATGAGGGATTGAGATATTATATGTAGGCattcattttattacaagcAGTTAACAGAAGCAATACATTCTTatcttttgttgttttttttttagttagctTCGCCACTCACCAACGATTTAGTAATAAATTTCACAGTAAGTGCCATGATATTCTTAAGATTCTATTTATGATGTGATCGCAGGTCCAGCGCCGGCCCCCGCCGACCACTTGCATGCCTCACGGAATGGACGCTGAGCATCACATGCATCAGGATTTAGTGCCTAGCTGTGAGTATGAGTACACACCATATAACGCCCAGAACATCAATAACATACAGTTGTGGAAACTAAACCTCatacaatcaccagcaccaataactGACACAACTAAACTTCTATAGAATATCTGTTATTACTGCATTTCCAGACTGGTaagacatgtcagatatttttgcacactccactgtggcagatattaatgcaggtgacacctttgtgctactaatgtcatattgattGATATcccatactttaaaaaaaaatcaaagttaatttgaatataaaaaagCGGCCcaccaagttgaatattttttgtaaagtctGTATGTCGATGTCTAATACTTTGGTTTTGAACGATatgacgaaaatttctgcgttctggtcttatccagaggttctcaaataggggcctgaaaatgcggcgaaatggttccagtaaaggatggtacggcagtgtttgcttcgcgctcgacttggcgggggcactaccgtgcccccagattaaaactttattgtaaGATAAGATAACCCTGCTTATTTTGAAATGCCTTTTTGTTTTCAGATCTGTCCTAATAACGATGGTGTCGGCCGAGCGGTGTTAAGCTGCAAGATATATCAAGACAAACATATTTTGGTATATGTGAAAATTATATGCAAGAATAAGGAGTATATCCTAATTTAAACAAGACATTGTGATCGCTGGTGGAATTTTACTGCCATTGATATTGTGAAATGCATTTTGCTGGCCAACTATAGGTATACAGTATTAAGGAATTATATAATACAAAGTCGCTGCCCCACCTCCGTTTGAAATGATCGTAAttgtaatatatatatgtttcaCAATATTGACAGGGTTTGATTCCACGGCTTTGTTCATGCCACATACACATTAGCTTGTAATGCTTTAGGTAAGGTTCGCTGGATAATTGTGTTCATAGACTGAGGATGGAGCCGGGCGGGCGGCCGCCCGCTCGCGCTCGGCGACAGCCGACGGtgttttgtatattttctaATTGTGTAACAACTCTCCGGGCCTGTACGTTACTCACTGCAGCCCCAGGCGTGTTAGACACGTTTTTAGCCTAAAGCTTGGGGCGCACACTCCTTTTGCTTGCTAGCAAGCCTCTGTGCCCGTTTGACCACAGTTCTCATTTCTCAAAGGCTGATTTGTCAATATTGACTTGTTTATTAATAAGATTTTGACGAAATATGTTGCTTTTTGTTGGCGATACTTGATTATTGCGTGGTCATCGAAACTACAtctattcttttttttctctttatacTACTATCAAACTCCTAGTAACTTTGacaaatgtgaaatagacactTTTTAGGCGTGCTATAGCAAACAAAAGTttctatagaaaaaaaaaaaaataatacaagctttttttgctgattgcaCGTTTTGTTTACTCGTGCAGGTAGGTAACGTTGTCGTCCAACTTACATTTACATTATACCAAATTCcgagtcaatccgaccactgagaGTGGGTTATGAACTAACAAGATTTGACCCACCAACAACAGagcaagtaaataaaagcttgtaacataGCTGAATTATAGCTTGACGTTGACACTGAAACTTAAGTTTAAGCAATTTCGTAATTCTAGACTTGCGTGAGCAATATGCTTGCACGGCATGCAAGCTTAAGGTGTTGGTATCCAGCGGATAAATAAATGGGCTGCAGTGAAGTGTGTCAATACCGAGCGGGCTCCGGGCTATAGGAACTTAGTACTAACACAAGTAATAAATTCACGCAGAGTGCCTGTTAAGAAATCTATGTCCTCAGTTTTGTTAGCCATAATTTTGattggtattttttattgtacttttgTCGAATTATAGTTGtagtttaaattataattttgtacttGGTAAGGCGTCCCGCGCCGGTTGATTAGTGCGAAGGCCTCGTGTACCAGACTTTGGCATATATTTAATTTAGCGATCTAAACTTGTATTTATGGTGACGATATTTAGTCAAGTGTAACTATAGTACTAGTACTATTCCTCAAAATTAACTCTTCGCTGATACATACACGGCTTATCATTAAAATGATAAATTagctttatttaaattcatttaagTTATTTCTCAATAATGTAGCGAATGTCTCGGTTCTCCAATGCAGCTCCGGCCTCCGTGTGCGGAAGTACGAACGCAGGTAAGCATTATTGggaatttgttttatattattatttagttagtaACTTTTTATTGAATACAAAAAGGATATAATTTGTTACCAAgcattattcaataaaaatctaggataggtctttttttaaattgtattatcaGCTCATTATTAGTAAGTCGGCGTTTAAGAACTGAAAATAAATTAGCTAATTACCCGTAATTGTCTGTTATTTGTCTCAACCATGCCGTACCTCTTTCGATCGATGTCAAATATCAGAGTAGTAAATTactccaatttaaaaaaatggtagacCGCTACCAAcgaatttaatataataaataagccaGGAAGCGTAACTCGGAACAAATTCctcacaaaaagtggccatactgTAAACCAAACTACTTaggattcaaatacgaatcattttcgagatTGCAGAATGATAAAatgaaattcagaaacaaagcggGGATTGATTTGCGCGCGTGATACATGTCAGATGCACGGCAGGCACCTACTAGGACACGCAaggccattttttttaaacgcaatCACagttggtttgacctatggcctctcaagcaagaGTGAGTTGTGCGAAATTAAGCCTTTCACAAGCCAACTAAAACAGTGAAGTCGAGACCTGTACAGTGAtcggcaccaatatctgacccaacttctcgtattaaataatatatataagcgtcagcgggacagtcAAGATACGAATAGCCCCTCTATATAAATagatataaggtaaacgtccgagtgctcaaCACGCTAATGcctaatagacgacaccctgctgtcatctctattgctaatgacataagcttaaagatggcaactattgggacagtgtcgagcactcgtacgttgaCCTTACAcgattaacatttttaattttaatatcgaTCGAGAATTCGAGAAGTTTGAGCACTGCAACTACGCTATTCTAGCCTTCAAATAAAACGCTTTCTTCCAAGTATGCAAATTTGTACTCTGTGGTTTATAACTGTCACTGTCATGCGAGGTAAATTTTGCATTCACTCGTCAATACAGTAAATATTTTCTCAGTCAGTAAATTATCTTTATCCATTGTTTCGATcgtgtaaataataaatcaaagaTGAGTTTTGAACCTTCCACGAACAGTAACAGCTCGAGCGACAAGTCTGATCGAAAGCTGCCAGATCGCAGCAAAGGCGACGACTTGCAGATTTCGAGGACAGATATGAACATGctaattatgaattatttagTTACAGGTAAGCGTAAGCTATTTTCTGTAACTTATATTCTCGTTACATTTGCGAAAATATTTTGAGGGTAGAATaccaataaaaaacataatgtaaaaaaaaaccgcaggTCAatctaaaatctttaaaatattttttgcattgaCCTCACTAATGTCTCATATTTCCAATTGCTTTTGTATTTGCCCTATTCTAGTGTTGTAGAACATACAGGTTCTATCATAACTAAAAATgatgttaaagttttttttaacaagagtagagaaacaaagaaaaatgctGGTTACAATGTGCCATATAtaaggctatctttttctatttttattttaatctgcaGAATTTGTATTCTTTGAAACAAACAAGacttgaatgcagtttttttttatttctgacatacaaaatatgaatacaCTTACACACATTAGATGCAGTTAGAATGTGTCAATGGGAGAGAATTTAGCATATTTAGCAAGCAGCATGCATTGAGAACAAATATGCTAACTCTTTTGTAGCTGAAAACATGTAGTGGTTTTGTGTGTGATACAAATTTCTTTGTTATAAAAATTTGTATTGGGCTTTGTATGAAAATATTGCAAGAACATCTGTTCATTGACTGTAATTGCTATAACGTCAAACTCAAGAAAACAGGAAGTATGTAATAGTCAAAATTATAACTACAATATTTTCAATGACAAGTGATATGGAATCTCAGACCAGTGGCTGTATGTATTACCTATGTTTCTGTAGTTTCCATATACAAAAACTGTAGTTTGATCGTGcttgcgagtgtcagaaacgttagcaTATTGTATTGTCTAACTCTTAATGTTTCTGACCTGAACTCAGGTCAAATTTTAGCTAAAGTTATAGTTATCTTACttcatagatagatagatgaaatctttattcttcatattcttcacaaacaaacaaaagacgaaatttaaatgtttagcCTTATTAGTTACAACACTGGCTCAACTTAATGTTCAAAGAAAAAttttgtggattttttttttaattaaaaaatacctcATATTTATTGTTGGTTTCCTCCTCTGTTGAAAAATGGAATAAGCTTTTTTATAGTCTTAAtcaaataaagatattttaccgACCTTTGACTGACATAAATTTTTACAGAGGGCTTCAAAGAAGCCGCACTGAAGTTCCAACAAGAGGCAGGGCTACAGGAGCCAGCTCTCTGCAGCTCACTGGACGAGCGCATCATGATCCGCGAAGCTGTGCAGAACGGACGCATACCTGACGCCATTGCCATGGTCAACGCACTGCATCCCGAGTTGTTGGACAATGATAGATACTTGTACTTCCATTTGCAGGTCTGTTTTTGCTAAAATTGCTTGTTGTCAGTGTTACTTTGCcacactttgtttttttttttcaccgcaaaaggaaaaaacggaacccttataggatcactttttgtccatctgtctgtctgtctgtcaagaccctttttctcaggaatgcgtggaggtatcaagctgaaatttatatcaaatactgatgtctactgtcccttggagctgtgaaaaaatcaaacttctaagccaacgcaatgcaatcaaaagatggaGCCGTTtctgctgcaaatttccgcaatttttttaaactctcAAGAGAACGCGTCGCGACCTAGCAGCGCTTCCTACCCTGAaaaatggggaatggatgaaaaatttacgactgcttgaaactttttttatcgataggaataacctttctaattaacaaaaaaatatcagatttttaagtagtatcaattaattgaaaaaaacattaaagagTTCTTTACCCCCAAATTACGTTAGTCCGGTCGATTACGGGTTGTTACAGagcccagaacaaaaaaaatagtatgtGTCTTCAACTCATTccttttgacaggtgacactttACTGGCCCGGATAATAAtatcgacatggaaataccgaccctgtttttatttacacgcccatagaaaagaacatgagtttctatgggtgtgtacagtcgagtttgtAAAGTTCTGaccaaaaattttatcaaaaatatctgaacacgctcctacgccgttaacaatagagttgtgTTCGTGTGCACATAATTTTGACCAAATTTATGCTCAGAAGTTTTATCCGGGCTGGTAAAGAGTGCCACCTATTAAAACGAatgagtcaaagacacataaattcttttaaaagtttttttgttctgggctatggaacaaaacaaataacccgtaaccgaccagactatcgtaatttggcggtaaagataACTCTATAACTTTTTTACATTAATTCATGCTACttaaaaaatctgatatttttttctgttcattAGAAATCCCatcaaaaaaaagtttcaagcgtttctaaagtTTTGATCCATTCCCCATTGAGTGAATGCCATGGCACTGCTGCTGCTGATAGCAGTTACATGTTCGTGCAGCAACTGCAACTGCTAGAGCTGATCCGCGGCGGGCGCGCCGAGGAGGCGCTGTCATTCGCGTCCGCGGCGCTGGCGGAGGCGGGCGCAGCCGACCGCACGGCGCTCACGGAGCTCGAGCGCTCGCTGGCGCTGCTCGCCTTCCCCGACCCGCACGCCTCGCCCTTCGCCGACCTGCTGCTGCCCAGCCACAGCCAAAAGGTAACCTTCACTCCTTGCATCACGTGTCAAAAGGTGATACCTAAATGCCTTGCACCACGTGCCTAAAGCAGGCACAAAAGTAGTCACACCCACGTTGAAATGCAGCTAGTTTTAAGGGCTAGGTCGGTCTAGGAAGAAACCAATGTGGATCAAGACTGACTCAAGCTCCCCACAGAGCGTAACAGGAGAATGCATGCTCGTCGTCTGGTTTTCCAACAAATGGCTGAAGCGAGACTGCAGGTAGATATGAAACCCCTACTCTCTCCTCCCCGTAGTAAGCTCCAGGAAGTTGGGGATGTGCAGCCAGGTTTTTTAACCGTGAGAGTGGCACTGTTGGCGCCCTCCCTTCTCAGTCGTTCATCTcctcacctcagcacctcatataaaattttaaaaatatacctatagacCTAGCAATACGATAcggtatttgattttttttttatgtattataaattaaaacttcacaatgcctgttatcgaatagagaatcaatttttaataatttttttggaTATCTCTCTTCGATGGGGCTTACATATTAAGGAGATTTGTGGGAAagcttataaatattaaatatattaaaaattctaTCAGGAGGCTCTTGGGGTGTCCATCCAATACACCTCAGGCGTCTTTATATTTCACTAATAAGAAGCAGAATAGATTATGGTAGTTTTTTATTTGGCTCTTGTGCAAATACTCATTTAAGAAAATTAAACCTCTTACAAAATCGAGCTCTCCGAATATGTGGAAGTTTTATCCGTAGTACACCCATTCATGTGATGGAGAATGAACTCTGCCTACCGCCTCTCTCCATACGTAGGCAATGGCTGGCATCCAGGTACTGGTTGGGAGTTTGTTCGAGATCACATGATAAGGTATCTGACCTTCTGGAACAGCTATCCGTACAATGTGATCAGAGTTATTGGAATAATAAAGTTAAGCCAGTATTAGTCACAGTCCACAATTTGTTTAAGGATGTGGATTTGCACCAGAGCCCGATATTGGACATGTTTTCTGTGGACATTTGGACATCGTATATTGACATTCATTCTTGTATTAAGTGTGATGTATATGAGATTAATTTACCAAAAAAGAAATGTACCATGTGACTTGCTTAAGCAGAGTGTTATTAAAATGTTGGAGGAAAAATATGAAGGATTTTATAAATTGTATACGGATGGGTCCAAAGGCAAGGGTGTTGGTGCTGCATTTTTTGATCCTCAGTCAAATAAttcaaaactaattaaattgCACAACGAGATTTGTATTATGAGAGCTGAACTGGTAGCCCTGCATGAAGCCCTTTCTTATGCTGTAGATttggaaagaaataaaataattatcctAACTGACTCCAGGAGTGCACTTCAACACCTGGCTCGGTGTGTCTCGGGCTTCCGAGGTATGCCGATAGCCTACAATATCCTAAAAATCATACACAGGTTGCACTCCAACTGTGTCCAAATCGTGTTGCAATGGATCCCATCTCATGTGGGTTTAGCTGGTAATGAGCAAGCTGATAGTTTAGCTAACATAGCAGTTTCAAGAGGGGTTGAGATTGGATGTAAACCTTATGGTACAGAATTGATGTATTTAGCCAAGGCAAAGTGTAATGAACAATGGCAAATAGTGTTTAACAAAGTATCTGAAACAAAGGGCATTTGGTATAGTACTATTCAAAACAAAGTGTACAAGGTACCCTGGTTTGATTGTGCCAGCCTTCCCAGGGAATTACTTGTGCTTGCATTTCGTGTGCgatctggtcacattccactaaattatttcctaaatttgatgagagttgtacaATCACCCTTGTGTttaggttgtaataagactgaagacctccttcattttcttctggaatgtgatcagaataaggataCCAGAAACCGGTATCTGGATGGTATGGATCTGTGGAATGGAAGTGTAAATGTGATTCTGAGTCatccactttcagaagaagcgatgcgGATTTACAAGTTCATCAGACGGGCCTCTGCATCCAGAGACTAGGTTTCTGCACAAGAGAGTGTAACATGTATCTGAGGCCCcccatgaggctggcatagtcacttTTAGTGTActgaagcctcgttaaaatataagattaaaaaaaaaaaaagattagacAGAGGAAGACatttgcatgtgacgtcacacgcaaatAGTGCCacacttgctgcatagagagaAGCGTTTTGgaaacaggtatatagatttttcaataaatcgTCATAAATCCAACTATCAactgatttaagttttctctttgcTAAACAATGTCTATATatctattttttcataattcagaagttgtcaaataccataattatgtatttaactcttaataaggcagaggcgatttagcgaccacttgcattgagttagAAACTGAACTTTATTGctttcataatacgtcacaatttccattgtaattattgaaaatacgactagctttaaaatattctttgtcaggtatgtattcaatagctgcttttgattctttggtagtatgctccaatccaataaatggggccttctAAAGGGTTAAGGTTATAAAATCTGACAAACTCTAGAGGTAAACCACCTCCGACCCAAATATTCAACATGCATGTTTTTCCTTACAGATCGCCAGTGAACTCAACGCAGCCATACTCAAAATGGAAAACCAAGAGTACACCAACCCGAAACTCTGCAGCCTCCTGCGAATGATCCTGTGGTCCCAAAATGAGTTAGACAAACACAACATCAAATACCCAAAGATGACGGACCTAGCTAATGCCACTATAGAACAGCCAAAGTTGTAACTGGACGgtatgttaatttattaataaaacaattctaTGACAGTAGTATTGAGGATTTTTGTAAATAGAAGCTACATGAAGAGCATTTTAATCTACTAATCTACTTATATTGAAACAGTTTTCAGTTACAACTactacagtcagcgtcatatagtgcGTAGCAGttaagatcaccaaatacttggaaacatccaaatagtcattaacattgacccaatcaaagcgatcaaattgctcaggacatccatcgtgtacaaataaatcggagcacgcacatcaccactggtagcgtagcagccataatgtccaaaagtatgggacacactagaaaactgagctttatttaaaaggtttaaggtttaatctcgagttGAGTGCGAAAAAACATTAGGTAACACGTAATAAGATTCGACTTTtcgtttttgacaatcaccgaaaagagtaccaacttgtcagtgatcgttccgtctctttcatttgaAGCCTGACGccttttttcacattttaatttacattgtcagaatttaggattaacggatttccttttaaatatggcttgaattggccagtataattacaatataaaagagtttttatttaattaaaaaggtaatgacatgtgcattttgcaccaagagactgaaaataGAACATCGTTCACGTTGTATTAAAGATGACTAGCTAACTAGATCATTGGACCTTAtacggtatgtaataaagtcaaattttctgtggtgtcccatacttttggatactttggctgctacggtactaatgtcggcttgaatgttataaagtatttgaCGACGGGCGTGCTccggtatatttgtacacgatggatgtctcgaacaatttgaccgctttgactgagtcactggtaatgactattttgtatgtttccaaatatttggtgatcttgactgctacgtactatatgacgctgactgtacattgtcATAATTCTACTAGTTGTAATGATGAATGacagtaaatttgtttgttgAATGGGTCAGCCAGTATTGCCGCTATGCCTTGAGGAAACATGATAGCGGATAACCCTTGATCCAAACTCTGATTTTGAGAGCTACAAATGTTACGTGGTAATTACATTTAGTTGATAGCTGCAACAGTGCAAAAACAGTCGTacttcggcgagcgacagctgca
This Choristoneura fumiferana chromosome 12, NRCan_CFum_1, whole genome shotgun sequence DNA region includes the following protein-coding sequences:
- the LOC141433575 gene encoding glucose-induced degradation protein 8 homolog translates to MSFEPSTNSNSSSDKSDRKLPDRSKGDDLQISRTDMNMLIMNYLVTEGFKEAALKFQQEAGLQEPALCSSLDERIMIREAVQNGRIPDAIAMVNALHPELLDNDRYLYFHLQQLQLLELIRGGRAEEALSFASAALAEAGAADRTALTELERSLALLAFPDPHASPFADLLLPSHSQKIASELNAAILKMENQEYTNPKLCSLLRMILWSQNELDKHNIKYPKMTDLANATIEQPKL